The Coffea arabica cultivar ET-39 chromosome 9e, Coffea Arabica ET-39 HiFi, whole genome shotgun sequence genome has a window encoding:
- the LOC113709599 gene encoding probable caffeine synthase 3 — MELQEVLHMNGGEGDASYAKNSSFNQLVLAKVKPVLEQCVGELLRANLPNINKCIKVADLGCASGPNTLLTVRDIVQSIDKVRQEMKNELERPTIQVFLTDLFQNDFNSVFMLLPSFYRKLEKENGRKIGSCLIAAMPGSFHGRLFPEESMHFLHSSYSLQFLSQVPSGLVTELGITANKRSIYSSKASPPPVQKAYLDQFTKDFTTFLRIRSEELLSRGRMLLTCICKGDEFDGPNTMDLLEMAINDLVVEGHLEEEKLDSFNVPIYAASVEELKCIVEEEGSFEILYLETFKLRYDAGFSIDDDCQVRSHSPEYSDEHARAAHVASLLRSVYEPILANHFGEAIIPDIFHRFATNAAKVIRLGKGFYNNLIISLAKKPEKSDI, encoded by the exons ATGGAGCTCCAAGAAGTCCTGCATATGAATGGAGGCGAAGGCGATGCAAGCTACGCCAAGAATTCATCCTTCAAT CAACTGGTTCTCGCCAAGGTGAAACCTGTCCTTGAACAATGCGTAGGGGAATTGTTGCGGGCCAACTTGCCCAACATCAACAAGTGCATTAAAGTTGCGGATTTGGGATGCGCTTCCGGACCAAACACACTTTTAACAGTTCGGGACATTGTACAAAGTATTGACAAAGttaggcaagaaatgaagaatgaaTTAGAACGTCCCACCATTCAGGTTTTTCTGACTGATCTTTTCCAAAATGATTTCAATTCGGTTTTCATGTTGCTGCCAAGTTTCTACCGCAAACTTGAGAAAGAAAATGGACGCAAGATAGGATCGTGCCTAATAGCCGCAATGCCTGGCTCTTTCCACGGCAGACTCTTCCCCGAGGAGTCAATGCATTTTTTACACTCTTCTTACAGTCTTCAATTTTTATCCCAG GTTCCCAGCGGTTTGGTGACTGAATTGGGGATCACTGCGAACAAAAGGAGCATTTACTCTTCCAAAGCAAGTCCTCCGCCCGTCCAGAAGGCATATTTGGATCAATTTACGAAAGATTTTACCACATTTTTAAGGATTCGTTCGGAAGAGTTGCTTTCACGCGGCCGAATGCTCCTTACTTGCATTTGCAAAGGAGATGAATTCGACGGCCCGAATACCATGGACTTACTTGAGATGGCAATAAACGACTTGGTTGTTGAG GGACATCTggaggaagaaaaattggacagtTTCAATGTTCCAATCTATGCAGCTTCAGTAGAAGAATTAAAGTGCATAGTTGAGGAGGAAggttcttttgaaattttgtacTTGGAGACTTTTAAGCTCCGTTATGATGCTGGCTTCTCTATTGATGATGATTGCCAAGTAAGATCCCATTCCCCAGAATACAGCGATGAACATGCTAGAGCAGCGCATGTGGCATCATTACTTAGATCAGTTTACGAACCCATCCTCGCAAATCATTTTGGAGAAGCTATTATACCTGACATATTCCACAGGTTTGCGACGAATGCAGCAAAGGTTATCCGCTTGGGCAAAGGCTTCTATAATAATCTTATCATTTCTCTTGCCAAAAAACCAGAGAAGTCAGACATATAA